Proteins encoded together in one Monomorium pharaonis isolate MP-MQ-018 chromosome 8, ASM1337386v2, whole genome shotgun sequence window:
- the LOC118646936 gene encoding uncharacterized protein LOC118646936: protein MAYCLRFIDNIRKGVSERRFGSLSVDELNESLLTLVKIVQITHFAPEINSLERENAVRSSSKILSLNPFLDEYRILRVGGRLKNSKLQYEHKHPMLLPNKHVFTQMLITYEHEKQMHAGLTSTLAAIRTRFWILNARSTVRKIIFRCMICFRTAPKGESYQMGNLPESRVNADRPFTVVGIDYAGPFLVKDGKLLNRKLVKCYLCIFVCFSTRAVHLEVVGDLTSDSFLNSLKRFVSRRGICKHIYSDNATNFVGAKNELGEVFNLLNQIDRDSKFVNFLSQNLIQWHFISPRALNFGGLWEAAVKSAKYHIKRIVGEAHLTFEDLYTVITQIEAIMNSRPLMPMSNDPNDMDILTPGHFLIGEQLTSVPQSSVVELPTNRMNQYQRLQQMVQHFWSRWTSEYLSHLQQRSKWMKDVPSKVKVGSMVLLKEDNTPPLQWKLGRITELHPGADGVPRVISVKTFTGILKRTIGKICILPIEESM from the coding sequence ATGGCCTATTGCTTGCGTTTTATCGACAATATACGAAAGGGCGTGAGCGAGAGGCGTTTCGGTTCATTATCAGTTGATGAACTAAACGAATCATTGCTCACACTCGTTAAAATAgttcaaattacacattttgCACCCGAAATCAATAGTTTAGAACGCGAAAATGCGGTGCGATCTAGCAGCAAAATCTTATCGTTAAATCCATTCTTAGATGAGTACCGCATTTTACGAGTGGGTGGTCGATTAAAAAACTCTAAATTGCAGTACGAGCACAAGCACCCTATGCTGCTACCAAACAAGCATGTGTTCACCCAGATGCTCATAACATATGAACACGAAAAACAGATGCATGCGGGATTAACGAGTACGTTAGCCGCGATTAGAACGCGTTTTTGGATTTTAAATGCTCGGAGCACAGTGAGGAAAATAATCTTCCGTTGCATGATCTGCTTCCGGACAGCCCCTAAGGGTGAAAGTTATCAAATGGGAAACCTACCCGAATCTCGTGTGAACGCGGACAGGCCATTCACAGTGGTCGGAATAGATTACGCGGGACCGTTTCTGGTTAAAGATGGCAAATTACTAAATCGAAAATTGGTCAAATGTtatttgtgtatatttgtttgtttttcaaCAAGAGCCGTACATCTGGAAGTCGTGGGCGACTTAACAAGCGATTCGTTTCTAAATTCACTCAAGCGATTTGTTTCAAGGCGTGGAATATGTAAGCATATTTACTCTGATAATGCCACTAATTTTGTTGGTGCGAAGAATGAGCTCGGCGAAGTTTTCAATTTGTTAAATCAAATAGATAGAGATAGtaaattcgtaaattttttaagtcaaaaCCTGATACAGTGGCACTTTATTTCACCGCGTGCTCTCAATTTTGGAGGTCTCTGGGAGGCGGCAGTGAAGAGCGCTAAGTATCACATTAAAAGAATAGTAGGCGAAGCGCATTTAACGTTTGAAGATTTGTATACGGTGATCACTCAAATCGAGGCTATCATGAATTCTCGGCCGTTGATGCCAATGTCCAATGATCCCAATGATATGGATATTCTAACACCGGGGCATTTCCTAATTGGTGAGCAACTCACGTCAGTACCACAATCGTCCGTCGTAGAGTTGCCCACGAATCGAATGAATCAATATCAGCGATTACAACAGATGGTACAACATTTTTGGTCACGTTGGACCAGCGAATACTTGTCACATTTGCAACAACGTTCCAAATGGATGAAGGACGTTCCCTCAAAAGTCAAAGTGGGTAGCATGGTACTCCTGAAGGAAGACAACACACCACCACTGCAGTGGAAGCTGGGGCGTATTACGGAACTGCATCCAGGAGCAGATGGCGTACCTCGCGTAATTAGTGTTAAAACCTTTACCGGAATCTTAAAGCGAACAATAGGAAAGATATGTATATTGCCCATTGAGGAatcaatgtaa
- the LOC118646937 gene encoding uncharacterized protein LOC118646937, whose translation MAPRCKESESLCHLNTIQDIRDSLERFWKIEECLSTPNLTREESECEDLFVKTMKRDEQGRFTVRLPFRANADKLGDSLDMVIKRLYSLEKRLAKDSSLKEQYVSFMNVNLELGHMTEVKSSDRDLESVYYLPHHSVVKESSITTKTRVVFDASAKTSTNLSLNDVLMVGPVIQDSLFAILIRFRMHKYVFTADVTKMYRQVNVHEAHRDFQRIIWRPDERERIRHYRLNTLTYGTAPASFEAIRSLRQTAVDKQSVFPDASNIILSDFYVDDLISGSNTVKDALRLAHEIDTILRGGCFHLRKWNSNSEAFINAIQTEPGSNQIHLTQDTNSKTLGLSWDAKKDMLNYQANAISNKSNRVTKRAILSVVSQLFDPLGLVSPTIVLGKIIMQKIWKLGIGWDEALPLDLFTLWSQFCEDMKFINEVSIPRYTMGHQCRVLELHGFSDASEIAYGACLYVRAVDKTGKIITKLLCAKSRVAPVKTISLPRLELCGAVLLARLHQQVIEALSRLPNWKSDSFYWCDSTIVLSWIATESRLLKTFVANRSAEIQRLTDSKRWAHVAGSENPADIVSRGMSLSKLATSQLWWNGPPWLGLGSNHWPITDNTCIPVPSELKASKIACITIKSD comes from the coding sequence ATGGCGCCTAGATGTAAGGAGTCAGAATCGTTATGCCATCTTAATACAATACAAGATATTCGCGATAGTCTAGAACGGTTTTGGAAAATTGAGGAATGTTTGTCAACACCAAATTTGACAAGAGAGGAATCCGAGTGCGAAGACCTATTCGTAAAGACCATGAAGCGTGACGAGCAAGGGCGGTTTACGGTACGGTTGCCTTTTCGAGCAAACGCGGACAAACTCGGAGATTCGTTAGATATGGTAATTAAGCGACTTTACTCATTGGAAAAACGATTAGCCAAGGATTCTAGTCTCAAGGAGCAATACGTTAGCTTCATGAATGTGAACTTAGAACTTGGTCATATGACCGAGGTAAAGTCAAGCGACAGGGACCTCGAGTCAGTGTACTATCTACCGCATCACAGCGTAGTAAAGGAATCGAGCATAACTACCAAGACACGCGTGGTTTTTGATGCATCAGCGAAAACGTCAACGAACTTGTCGCTGAATGACGTCTTAATGGTCGGTCCAGTCATTCAAGACAGTTTATTCGCGATACTGATCAGATTTAGAATGCATAAGTACGTTTTTACCGCGGATGTAACGAAAATGTACAGGCAAGTTAATGTTCATGAAGCCCATCGAGATTTTCAACGCATCATTTGGCGTCCAGATGAAAGAGAACGTATACGTCACTATCGGTTAAATACATTGACATACGGGACAGCTCCGGCTTCATTTGAGGCTATACGGTCACTTCGGCAAACAGCTGTGGATAAACAGAGTGTATTCCCTGATGCatcaaacataattttatcggATTTTTATGTCGACGATCTTATTTCGGGATCTAATACGGTGAAAGATGCGCTGAGACTTGCGCATGAAATAGATACGATATTGCGCGGCGGATGTTTTCATTTGCGCAAATGGAATAGCAATAGCGAGGCCTTTATCAATGCAATACAAACTGAACCGGGTAGTAATCAAATACATTTAACGCAGGATACTAAttctaaaacgcttggtttgTCTTGGGACGCTAAGAAAGATATGCTGAATTATCAAGCAAATGCGATTAGTAACAAATCGAATAGGGTTACGAAAAGAGCGATATTGTCAGTCGTGTCGCAATTATTTGATCCGCTAGGATTAGTTAGTCCCACAATCGTTTTGGGAAAAATTATCATGCAGAAAATATGGAAATTAGGAATCGGTTGGGACGAAGCATTGCCCCTCGACTTATTCACGCTATGGAGTCAATTCTGTGAAGATATGAAATTCATAAACGAAGTTTCTATACCTAGATACACGATGGGTCATCAATGCAGGGTATTAGAATTGCATGGTTTTAGTGACGCGTCCGAAATTGCATACGGAGCGTGCCTATACGTACGAGCGGTGGATAAGACCGGTAAGATTATCACTAAATTATTATGTGCTAAATCGCGCGTGGCACCAGTAAAAACAATAAGTTTGCCGCGTCTTGAGCTGTGTGGTGCGGTATTATTGGCACGTTTACATCAGCAAGTAATCGAAGCATTGAGTCGCCTTCCAAATTGGAAGTCTGATAGTTTTTATTGGTGTGACTCTACTATCGTTTTATCGTGGATAGCTACCGAATCAAGACTATTAAAAACCTTCGTAGCAAATAGAAGCGCGGAAATACAGAGACTTACAGACAGTAAGCGTTGGGCGCATGTCGCGGGGAGTGAAAATCCAGCAGATATTGTATCTAGAGGCATGAGCTTATCTAAACTAGCGACTTCGCAATTATGGTGGAACGGGCCACCATGGTTAGGGCTAGGGTCGAATCATTGGCCAATCACAGATAATACGTGTATTCCTGTGCCTTCTGAATTGAAGGCAAGCAAAATAGCATGCATTACGATTAAATCTGATTAG
- the LOC118646938 gene encoding uncharacterized protein LOC118646938: MASEQAMSLLKKKRGIIKGQLSKFTTFVDRFTDAGSVTELVARLEKAEALWSEFDKIQTEIELADDSEAQAGHRDAFEASYFVVIARARELGQMNPDVQPQTNHACNNSNQNVQLPTLKLPEFDGEYSKWMQFSDTFRAIIHNNAILTITQKFYYLRSCLSGDAARALDTLEASDANYDIAWNILKERFENKNIIIHNHVKALFDLPQVIKDSHASLRDLSDSMSQHLRALESLGQPVESWDSIIIFLITTKLDLASRNEWEKMSVKRKELPSIDSFKIFLNERCQILERLFKDTKQTDKRNSNKDSKNTTKAGSLTHLAANVAKCMFCKGSHSIYFCKDLLSLPVDKRLTQVRKLKLCTNCLRNNHFSKDCRASGCKKCSGKHNTLLHFGDSKVEHETNNQSSSNINKAVDNDKASINQESAITTHAVQAAHNSYILLATARIVIFDNNGRSHPCRALLDNGSQSNFITSKLAQKLGLAKTPIKIPICGVNQNITHISHRTEASIKSLYNNYKAKLSVLVVDNITQDLPNRFYNISALNIPEGLSLADPRFNYPEPVDMLLGAGIFWKLLCAGQI; encoded by the coding sequence ATGGCGAGCGAACAGGCAATgagtttgttaaaaaagaaacgcggTATCATTAAGGGTCAACTGTCTAAGTTCACCACATTCGTCGATAGATTCACGGACGCGGGAAGTGTGACGGAATTGGTCGCTCGGTTGGAGAAGGCTGAAGCGTTATGGTcggaatttgataaaatacagACTGAAATCGAGCTAGCGGACGATTCGGAGGCGCAGGCAGGTCATCGCGACGCGTTTGAAGCGTCATATTTTGTAGTGATAGCTAGGGCTAGAGAGTTAGGACAGATGAATCCAGATGTGCAGCCGCAAACAAATCACGCGTGTAACAATTCAAATCAAAACGTGCAACTACCTACATTGAAATTACCGGAGTTTGACGGTGAATATAGCAAGTGGATGCAATTTAGCGATACGTTTAGAGCAATAATTCATAACAACGCTATTTTAACcattacacaaaaattttactatttgaGGTCGTGTTTAAGCGGAGATGCCGCGCGGGCCTTAGACACATTAGAGGCATCGGATGCAAACTACGACATTGCTTGgaatattttgaaagaaagatttgaaaataaaaatatcataatacACAATCACGTAAAAGCCTTGTTCGATTTACCGCAGGTTATCAAAGATTCCCACGCGTCTCTGAGGGACCTGTCTGATAGCATGTCGCAACATTTGCGCGCATTAGAATCGCTAGGGCAGCCGGTAGAAAGCTGGGActcgataataatttttctgattACAACTAAATTAGATTTAGCATCGCGGAATGAGTGGGAAAAAATGTCGGTTAAACGCAAGGAGTTACCCAGCATTGATagtttcaagatatttttaaacgagCGCTGTCAAATACTTGAAAGATTATTCAAAGATACTAAACAAACGGATAAACGCAATTCAAATAAAGATTCAAAGAATACCACAAAGGCGGGTTCGTTAACTCATTTAGCGGCAAACGTAGCAAAATGCATGTTTTGCAAGGGCTCACAtagcatatatttttgtaaagactTATTAAGCTTACCCGTTGACAAGCGATTAACAcaagttagaaaattaaagcTATGCACGAATTGTTTGAGAAATAATCATTTCAGCAAGGATTGCAGAGCAAGCGGCTGCAAAAAATGCAGCGGCAAACACAATACCTTATTGCATTTTGGCGATTCAAAGGTTGAGCACGAAACGAATAATCAATCCTCATCGAATATAAACAAGGCAGTAGATAACGACAAAGCAAGCATAAATCAGGAGTCAGCGATAACTACACATGCGGTTCAGGCAGCTCATAATTCGTATATTTTATTGGCAACAGCGagaattgttatatttgatAACAATGGTAGATCACATCCCTGTCGAGCTCTATTAGACAATGGTTCTCAATCTAATTTTATCACGAGCAAATTAGCGCAAAAATTAGGGCTAGCGAAAACACCCATAAAGATTCCGATTTGCGGAGTTAATCAAAACATAACCCATATTTCGCACAGAACTGAAGCGTCTATTAAATcgttatataacaattataaggCCAAATTATCCGTTTTAGTAGTTGACAACATTACACAGGATCTACCGAATAGATTCTACAACATCTCCGCGTTAAACATTCCGGAGGGTCTCTCATTGGCGGATCCGCGTTTCAACTATCCCGAACCAGTAGATATGTTGTTAGGTGCTGGTATATTCTGGAAGCTCTTGTGCGCGGGACAAATCTAG